One part of the Gossypium raimondii isolate GPD5lz chromosome 1, ASM2569854v1, whole genome shotgun sequence genome encodes these proteins:
- the LOC105786469 gene encoding probable histone H2B.3, whose product MAPKVGEKKPAEKKPAEKAPAEKRPKAEKKISKEGGADKKKKKVKKSVETYKIYIFKVLKQVHPDIGISSKAMGIMNSFINDIFEKLAQEASRLARYNKKPTITSREIQTAVRLVLPGELAKHAVSEGTKAVTKFTSS is encoded by the coding sequence ATGGCTCCAAAGGTTGGTGAGAAGAAGCCCGCCGAGAAAAAACCAGCGGAAAAGGCTCCGGCGGAGAAGAGGCCAAAGGCGGAGAAGAAGATCTCAAAAGAAGGCGGCGCagataagaagaagaagaaggttaAGAAGAGCGTCGAGACTTACAAGATTTACATCTTCAAGGTATTGAAACAGGTTCATCCTGATATCGGGATCTCGAGCAAAGCGATGGGGATAATGAACAGTTTCATCAACGATATCTTTGAGAAATTGGCTCAAGAAGCATCGAGATTGGCTAGGTATAATAAGAAGCCGACGATTACATCTAGGGAGATCCAAACCGCCGTTCGATTGGTTTTGCCTGGTGAATTGGCTAAGCATGCCGTTTCTGAAGGAACAAAGGCGGTTACTAAGTTCACCAGTTCttag